The Sphingopyxis fribergensis genome contains a region encoding:
- a CDS encoding MATE family efflux transporter: MLQQAAPLTAEPPQNLRTEFRATLALAVPLAAANLLQMLVHAIDVIFVARLGDAALAASSLGVAIFGLLLWTGSGLIGASAPLIAAELGRRKHAVREVRRTVRMALWLAALISLVFMGICAAGGPIMIATGQPAETSARAAGFLLILMWGLFPMIAAAVLRIFVSALGRPTIATAITFGALFVNMLGNWMLVFGNLGMPALGLHGSAISSVTTSVLMLLAYVVVIQTDRRLRRYHPFGNLWRPEWSRFFDMLRIGTPISLTILAEAGLFTGAAFLMGRIGEAELAGHTIALQVAALTFQIPFGVAQAATIRVGLAYGARDHRAIGHAGFASLALGIGFMGFMALLIWLFPSLVLSIYVDVDAARNAAMVGFAMQFLVVAAAFQLFDGAQAVAAGVLRGLQDTRTPMIIAICGYWIAGYGTAIYLGFWTPLAGVGVWIGLAVGLVVVAALLIIRWRMRGRLGLLPA; this comes from the coding sequence ATCGACGTGATTTTTGTCGCGCGGCTCGGTGATGCCGCGCTGGCGGCCTCCTCGCTCGGGGTTGCCATCTTTGGTCTGTTGCTCTGGACCGGCTCCGGCCTCATCGGTGCGTCGGCGCCGCTGATCGCGGCCGAACTCGGCCGGCGTAAGCATGCGGTCCGCGAGGTGCGGCGCACCGTGCGCATGGCACTGTGGCTCGCGGCGTTGATTTCGCTGGTCTTCATGGGCATTTGCGCCGCGGGCGGTCCGATCATGATCGCCACTGGCCAGCCGGCCGAAACCTCGGCGCGTGCAGCCGGTTTCCTGCTGATCCTGATGTGGGGCCTGTTTCCGATGATCGCCGCGGCAGTGCTGCGCATCTTCGTCTCGGCGCTTGGGCGGCCGACGATCGCGACCGCGATCACCTTTGGCGCACTGTTCGTCAACATGCTCGGCAACTGGATGCTGGTGTTCGGCAACCTCGGAATGCCCGCGCTGGGCCTGCACGGTTCGGCGATATCGAGCGTGACGACGAGCGTGCTGATGCTGCTCGCTTATGTTGTCGTGATCCAGACCGACCGGCGGCTGCGCCGCTATCATCCGTTCGGCAATTTGTGGCGACCCGAATGGTCGCGCTTTTTCGATATGCTGCGCATCGGCACGCCGATCAGCCTGACGATCCTGGCCGAGGCGGGGCTGTTCACCGGCGCTGCCTTCCTGATGGGGCGGATCGGCGAGGCCGAGCTTGCGGGGCACACGATCGCCTTGCAGGTTGCGGCGCTGACCTTCCAGATCCCGTTCGGAGTCGCGCAGGCGGCGACAATCCGCGTCGGGCTCGCCTATGGCGCGCGCGATCACCGCGCGATCGGCCACGCGGGTTTTGCGTCGCTCGCGCTCGGCATCGGCTTCATGGGGTTCATGGCGCTGCTGATCTGGCTGTTCCCGTCGCTGGTGCTGTCGATCTATGTCGACGTCGATGCGGCGCGCAACGCCGCGATGGTCGGCTTTGCGATGCAGTTCCTTGTCGTCGCCGCCGCCTTCCAGCTGTTCGACGGCGCGCAGGCGGTCGCCGCGGGCGTGCTGCGCGGATTGCAGGACACGCGCACGCCGATGATCATAGCGATTTGCGGATACTGGATCGCGGGTTATGGCACCGCAATCTACCTCGGCTTCTGGACGCCGCTCGCCGGAGTCGGGGTGTGGATCGGCCTGGCTGTCGGGCTCGTCGTCGTCGCGGCATTGCTGATTATCCGGTGGCGGATGCGCGGCCGTCTCGGCCTACTTCCGGCCTGA
- the groES gene encoding co-chaperone GroES: MQFRPLHDRVLVRRIEAEEKTAGGIIIPDTAKEKPQEGEVVSVGTGTRADDGKVTPLDVKAGDRILFGKWSGTEVKVDGEELLIMKESDILGVIA; the protein is encoded by the coding sequence ATGCAATTTCGTCCGCTGCACGACCGAGTGCTCGTCCGCCGTATCGAAGCCGAAGAAAAAACGGCTGGCGGCATCATCATCCCCGACACCGCCAAGGAAAAGCCGCAGGAAGGCGAAGTTGTCTCCGTCGGCACCGGCACCCGCGCCGATGACGGCAAGGTGACCCCGCTCGACGTCAAGGCGGGCGACCGCATCCTGTTCGGCAAATGGTCGGGCACCGAAGTCAAGGTCGACGGCGAAGAGCTGTTGATCATGAAGGAATCGGACATCCTCGGCGTCATCGCCTGA
- the groL gene encoding chaperonin GroEL (60 kDa chaperone family; promotes refolding of misfolded polypeptides especially under stressful conditions; forms two stacked rings of heptamers to form a barrel-shaped 14mer; ends can be capped by GroES; misfolded proteins enter the barrel where they are refolded when GroES binds) codes for MAAKDVKFSRDARERILRGVDTLADAVKVTLGPKGRNVVIDKSFGAPRITKDGVTVAKEIELKDKFENMGAQMLREVASKANDKAGDGTTTATVLAQAIVREGMKSVAAGMNPMDLKRGIDLAVTKVVETIKAQSKPVSGTAEIAQVGIISANGDTEVGEKIAEAMEKVGKEGVITVEEAKGLDFELDVVEGMQFDRGYLSPYFITNPEKMLVELTDPYILIFEKKLSNLQSMLPILEAVVQSGRPLLIIAEDIEGEALATLVVNRLRGGLKVAAVKAPGFGDRRKAMLQDIAILTAGEMISEDLGIKLESVTLNMLGQAKRVTIDKDNTTIVDGAGDHDTIKGRVEQIRAQIETTTSDYDKEKLQERLAKLAGGVAVIKVGGASEVEVKERKDRVDDALHATRAAVEEGIVPGGGTALLYATKALEGMSGINEDQTRGIDIIRRALQAPVRQIAENAGFDGGVVAGKLFDQKDSNFGFNASTDVYEDLVKAGVIDPTKVVRIALQDAASVAGLLITTEAGIAETPDDKPAMPMGGGGMGGMGGMDF; via the coding sequence ATGGCTGCTAAAGACGTCAAATTCTCGCGCGACGCGCGCGAACGCATCCTCCGCGGTGTCGACACCCTCGCCGACGCGGTGAAGGTGACCCTCGGTCCCAAGGGCCGTAACGTCGTGATCGACAAGAGCTTCGGCGCGCCCCGCATCACCAAGGACGGCGTCACCGTCGCCAAGGAAATCGAACTCAAGGACAAGTTCGAAAACATGGGTGCCCAGATGCTGCGCGAAGTCGCATCGAAGGCGAACGACAAGGCCGGCGACGGCACCACCACCGCGACCGTTCTCGCCCAGGCGATCGTGCGCGAAGGCATGAAGTCGGTTGCCGCGGGCATGAACCCGATGGACCTGAAGCGCGGCATCGACCTCGCGGTCACCAAGGTCGTCGAAACGATCAAGGCACAGTCGAAGCCCGTTTCGGGCACGGCTGAAATCGCCCAGGTCGGCATCATTTCGGCCAATGGCGACACCGAAGTCGGCGAAAAGATTGCCGAAGCGATGGAAAAGGTCGGCAAGGAAGGCGTGATCACCGTCGAGGAAGCCAAGGGTCTCGATTTCGAGCTCGACGTCGTCGAAGGCATGCAGTTCGACCGCGGCTACCTGTCGCCCTACTTCATCACCAACCCGGAAAAGATGCTCGTCGAGCTGACCGATCCGTACATCCTGATCTTCGAAAAGAAGCTGTCGAACCTCCAGTCGATGCTTCCGATCCTCGAAGCCGTGGTGCAGTCGGGCCGTCCGCTGCTGATCATCGCCGAGGATATCGAAGGCGAAGCGCTCGCAACGCTGGTGGTCAACCGCCTGCGCGGCGGCCTGAAGGTCGCGGCCGTCAAGGCACCGGGCTTCGGCGATCGTCGCAAGGCGATGCTGCAGGACATCGCGATCCTCACCGCCGGTGAAATGATCAGCGAAGACCTGGGCATCAAGCTTGAGTCGGTCACGCTGAACATGCTCGGCCAGGCCAAGCGCGTCACGATCGACAAGGACAACACCACCATCGTCGATGGTGCTGGCGACCATGATACGATCAAGGGCCGCGTCGAACAGATCCGTGCGCAGATCGAAACGACCACGTCGGATTACGACAAGGAAAAGCTGCAGGAACGTCTGGCGAAGCTCGCCGGCGGTGTTGCCGTGATCAAGGTCGGCGGCGCGTCGGAAGTCGAAGTGAAGGAACGCAAGGATCGCGTCGACGACGCCCTCCACGCAACCCGCGCTGCGGTCGAAGAAGGCATCGTTCCCGGCGGCGGTACGGCGCTTCTGTACGCCACCAAGGCCCTCGAAGGCATGTCGGGCATCAACGAAGACCAGACCCGCGGCATCGACATCATCCGTCGTGCGCTGCAGGCTCCGGTTCGTCAGATCGCCGAAAACGCGGGCTTTGACGGCGGCGTCGTCGCCGGCAAGCTGTTCGACCAGAAGGACAGCAACTTCGGCTTCAACGCTTCGACCGACGTCTATGAAGACCTGGTCAAGGCCGGTGTCATCGACCCGACCAAGGTTGTGCGCATCGCGCTTCAGGACGCTGCCTCGGTTGCCGGTCTCTTGATCACCACCGAAGCCGGCATCGCCGAAACGCCCGACGACAAGCCCGCCATGCCCATGGGCGGCGGCGGCATGGGCGGCATGGGCGGCATGGACTTCTGA
- a CDS encoding glutaminyl-peptide cyclotransferase: MMFLLAVALFADPAVATPPPAPIERCGYRIVQTFPHDATSFTQGLFWDDGHLYEATGQYGQSRIARLDLQTGKALAETKLPADQFGEGITRWGNQIIGVTWQGGIGNRWSIKDLKRVGTFKYEGEGWGLTMVGDSLVLSDGTPELRFLDPATMKEQKRVTVRFGERPIAMINELETINGQIWANVWMTDFILRIDPVTGKVVSLVDLSTLKADAGVSGTDSVLNGIAWDAKKKRLFVTGKNWPKLYEIALADCR; the protein is encoded by the coding sequence ATGATGTTCCTTCTCGCCGTCGCGCTGTTCGCCGACCCCGCAGTCGCCACGCCTCCGCCGGCGCCGATCGAGCGTTGCGGTTATCGGATCGTTCAGACCTTCCCGCACGATGCGACGAGCTTCACGCAGGGCCTCTTCTGGGACGACGGGCATCTCTACGAGGCCACTGGCCAATATGGCCAATCGCGGATCGCGCGGCTCGACCTTCAAACCGGCAAGGCGCTGGCTGAGACAAAGCTGCCGGCGGACCAGTTCGGCGAAGGCATCACGCGCTGGGGAAACCAGATCATCGGCGTGACGTGGCAGGGCGGGATCGGCAATCGCTGGTCGATCAAGGATTTGAAGCGCGTCGGCACTTTCAAATATGAAGGCGAGGGATGGGGTCTGACGATGGTCGGAGACAGCCTGGTGCTGAGCGACGGGACACCCGAGCTGCGCTTTCTCGACCCCGCGACGATGAAGGAGCAGAAGCGCGTTACGGTGCGCTTCGGCGAGCGGCCGATCGCGATGATCAACGAGCTCGAGACGATCAACGGGCAGATTTGGGCGAATGTGTGGATGACCGATTTCATCCTGCGCATTGATCCCGTCACCGGCAAAGTCGTCTCGCTTGTCGACCTGTCGACGCTCAAGGCCGACGCCGGCGTCAGCGGGACCGACAGCGTGCTCAACGGCATCGCATGGGATGCGAAGAAGAAGCGCCTGTTCGTCACCGGCAAGAACTGGCCGAAACTCTACGAAATCGCGCTCGCCGACTGCCGCTAG
- a CDS encoding DJ-1/PfpI family protein translates to MTDTPTTHVVFLLFSGITQLDFTAPAQALSRMPGAVIAGVAAALDPIPTDSGFAIVPTHDFASAPQADILCVPGGHGVADALGDTATIDFIARQSENALWVTSVCTGAFLLGRAGLLAGKRATTHWAYTHLLPLVGAEPVKGRVVEDGNVVTSGGVTSGLDFALTLIARLRGDAVAQAIQLAIEYDPAPPFPGGHPDRAPKAITAGLKEHVYDAAAARMEAALSSA, encoded by the coding sequence ATGACCGATACGCCCACCACCCACGTCGTCTTCCTGCTGTTTTCGGGCATCACCCAGCTCGACTTCACCGCCCCGGCGCAGGCGCTTTCGCGCATGCCCGGCGCGGTGATTGCCGGGGTCGCCGCGGCCCTCGATCCGATCCCGACCGACAGCGGCTTTGCCATCGTACCGACGCATGATTTTGCGAGCGCACCGCAAGCCGATATCCTCTGCGTCCCAGGAGGTCACGGTGTCGCCGACGCGCTGGGCGACACCGCAACGATCGATTTCATCGCACGGCAATCGGAAAACGCGCTATGGGTGACGAGCGTCTGCACCGGCGCCTTCCTGCTCGGCCGCGCCGGGCTGCTCGCGGGCAAGCGCGCGACGACGCATTGGGCCTATACCCATTTGCTGCCCTTGGTCGGGGCCGAACCGGTGAAAGGGCGCGTCGTCGAGGACGGCAATGTCGTGACCAGCGGCGGCGTCACGTCGGGGCTCGATTTCGCGCTGACCCTGATTGCCCGGCTGCGCGGCGACGCGGTCGCGCAGGCGATCCAACTCGCGATCGAATATGATCCCGCCCCGCCCTTCCCCGGCGGCCATCCCGACCGCGCGCCCAAGGCGATCACCGCGGGATTGAAAGAGCATGTGTATGACGCCGCCGCGGCGCGAATGGAGGCGGCGCTGTCGAGCGCCTAG
- a CDS encoding ArsR/SmtB family transcription factor, with product MSELIDIFRALADPTRLRVVALLREMELAIGELAVVLDQSQPRVSRHVRILVEAGIVERRREGSWVFLRIAENGPIAEIIGQAEKWPFSAREALVITHDARRLTAVRDERAAAAERYFAEHADEWDAIRSRHIAESEVEAAMLAMMHNRRLGHLLDIGTGTGRMAEIFAPTARRITALDRSPEMLRIARSKLAGQSVPVDLLQGDFLNLPVADASVDSIVIHQALHFAHEPDRVIAEASRVLRGGGHLLVVDFAPHEDEELRNFAAHARLGFSDAQIRGWFASAGLLLENTQTLEGGELAVKLWLGRRRSDEDQPPVTGDGQSKRLAA from the coding sequence GTGAGCGAGTTGATCGACATTTTCCGTGCCCTGGCGGACCCGACGCGACTACGAGTCGTGGCGCTTTTGCGCGAAATGGAGCTGGCTATCGGTGAATTGGCGGTCGTGCTCGACCAGAGCCAGCCGCGCGTGTCGCGCCATGTTCGAATCCTGGTCGAGGCCGGGATCGTCGAACGGCGTCGCGAAGGAAGCTGGGTTTTCCTGCGGATTGCGGAAAACGGGCCGATCGCCGAGATTATCGGGCAGGCCGAAAAATGGCCCTTTTCCGCGCGCGAGGCGCTGGTCATCACGCATGACGCGCGGCGCCTGACCGCGGTGCGCGATGAACGTGCCGCCGCGGCCGAACGTTATTTCGCCGAACATGCCGACGAGTGGGACGCGATCCGCTCGCGCCATATCGCCGAGAGCGAGGTCGAGGCGGCGATGCTGGCGATGATGCACAACCGCCGGCTCGGCCACCTGCTCGACATCGGCACCGGTACGGGCCGGATGGCGGAAATTTTCGCGCCCACCGCGCGCCGCATCACCGCGCTCGATCGCAGCCCCGAAATGCTGCGCATCGCGCGTTCCAAGCTCGCGGGGCAATCGGTTCCCGTCGACCTGCTCCAGGGCGACTTCCTGAATCTGCCGGTCGCCGATGCGAGCGTCGACAGCATCGTCATCCATCAGGCGCTTCACTTCGCGCACGAACCCGACCGGGTGATCGCCGAAGCGAGCCGCGTGCTGCGCGGCGGCGGCCATTTGCTCGTCGTCGACTTTGCGCCGCACGAGGATGAAGAGCTGCGCAATTTTGCCGCGCACGCGCGCCTCGGCTTTTCGGATGCGCAGATCCGCGGCTGGTTCGCCTCGGCAGGGCTGCTGCTGGAAAATACACAGACGCTGGAAGGCGGGGAGCTGGCCGTGAAGCTGTGGCTCGGCCGCCGTCGCAGCGATGAAGATCAACCCCCCGTCACCGGCGACGGACAAAGTAAAAGGCTTGCGGCATGA
- the metF gene encoding methylenetetrahydrofolate reductase, which produces MTSNLNSLAEARRAAASPLFANLEGDIGVSFEFFPPKTEKMEAQLWDTFRTLEPLGPSFVSVTYGAGGSTRERTHATVARIAAESAVPPAAHLTCVEASRAEINEVAEAYWEAGVRHIVALRGDVPGGEPYRAHPDGYANAIELVAGLKAIAPFDISVAAYPETHPDADCAESDLDNLKRKLDAGATRAITQFFFSPDSFLRFRDTAAAAGIDAPIIPGILPVSNVSQTRRMADMCGTAIPAWMVSLFDGLDDHPAARQLVAATIAAEMCRRLYAGGVRDFHFYTLNRAELSYAICHLLGLRPVLTAKDQAA; this is translated from the coding sequence ATGACGTCGAATTTGAACTCGCTGGCGGAGGCGCGCCGCGCCGCGGCATCGCCGCTGTTCGCCAATCTCGAAGGCGATATCGGCGTCAGCTTCGAATTTTTCCCGCCGAAGACCGAGAAGATGGAAGCGCAGCTGTGGGACACGTTCCGCACGCTCGAGCCGTTGGGTCCGAGCTTCGTTTCGGTCACCTATGGCGCGGGCGGGTCGACGCGCGAACGGACCCACGCGACCGTCGCGCGGATCGCCGCCGAAAGCGCGGTGCCGCCGGCCGCGCACTTGACCTGCGTCGAGGCCTCGCGCGCCGAGATCAATGAGGTGGCAGAGGCTTATTGGGAAGCGGGGGTGCGTCATATCGTCGCGCTGCGCGGCGACGTTCCGGGCGGCGAGCCGTATCGCGCACACCCCGACGGCTACGCCAATGCGATCGAACTGGTCGCCGGGCTGAAGGCGATTGCGCCGTTCGACATTTCGGTCGCCGCCTATCCCGAAACGCATCCCGATGCGGATTGCGCCGAGTCCGACCTCGACAACCTCAAGCGCAAGCTCGACGCTGGCGCGACGCGGGCGATCACGCAATTCTTCTTCTCGCCCGACAGCTTTCTGCGCTTTCGCGATACTGCCGCCGCGGCGGGGATCGACGCGCCGATCATTCCCGGCATCCTGCCCGTGTCGAACGTTTCGCAGACGCGCCGCATGGCCGACATGTGCGGCACCGCGATCCCGGCGTGGATGGTGTCGCTGTTCGACGGGCTCGACGATCACCCCGCGGCGCGCCAGCTCGTCGCGGCGACGATCGCCGCCGAAATGTGCCGTCGCCTCTATGCGGGAGGCGTCCGCGATTTCCATTTCTACACCCTCAACCGCGCCGAGCTCAGCTATGCCATCTGTCATCTGCTGGGCCTGCGGCCGGTCTTGACCGCAAAGGATCAGGCAGCATGA
- a CDS encoding homocysteine S-methyltransferase family protein has product MGAREALQAAAKERILLTDGGWGTQIQLRKLVEADYAGNLGLTHDQKGNNDILALTRPDVVTAIGEAYLEAGSDIVSTNTFSANTISQADYGAEHLVADINHQSARLGREAADRYQERDGRRRFIAGAVGPTNKTLSLSPDVNNPGYREIDFDELKKVYLDQVVALAEGGADFILIETIFDTLNAKAGIAATLEAEAKVGRELPLMISMTLTDLSGRNLSGHTVEAFWYAVRHAKPLTIGLNCSFGASQLRPHVRVLSDIADALVMVYPNAGLPNELGEYDEMPDTTAGLVREWAEHGQVNILGGCCGSTPAHIAAMAKAIAGLPARQIPQVPVRTRLAGLEPFTMAA; this is encoded by the coding sequence ATGGGGGCACGCGAAGCATTGCAGGCGGCGGCGAAGGAACGCATCCTGCTGACCGATGGCGGCTGGGGCACGCAGATTCAGCTCCGCAAGCTGGTCGAGGCCGACTATGCGGGCAATCTTGGCCTGACGCACGATCAGAAGGGGAATAACGACATCCTCGCGCTGACGCGGCCCGACGTCGTCACCGCGATCGGTGAGGCCTATCTCGAGGCGGGGTCGGACATCGTGTCGACCAATACGTTCAGCGCCAACACGATCAGCCAGGCCGATTATGGCGCCGAACATCTCGTCGCCGATATCAACCATCAAAGCGCGCGGCTGGGCCGCGAAGCCGCCGACCGCTATCAGGAGCGCGACGGTCGCCGCCGCTTCATCGCGGGCGCGGTCGGGCCGACGAACAAGACGCTGTCGCTGTCGCCCGACGTCAACAATCCGGGCTATCGCGAGATCGATTTCGACGAGCTGAAGAAGGTCTATCTCGATCAGGTGGTGGCATTGGCCGAGGGGGGCGCCGATTTCATCCTGATCGAGACGATCTTCGACACGCTCAACGCCAAGGCGGGGATCGCCGCGACGCTCGAGGCCGAGGCGAAGGTCGGGCGCGAACTGCCATTGATGATCTCGATGACGCTGACCGACCTGTCGGGGCGCAACCTGTCGGGGCACACGGTCGAGGCTTTCTGGTACGCCGTACGCCACGCCAAGCCGCTGACGATCGGGCTCAACTGCTCATTTGGTGCGTCGCAGCTTCGTCCGCATGTGCGGGTGTTGTCGGATATCGCCGACGCGCTGGTGATGGTGTATCCGAACGCCGGCTTGCCCAACGAACTCGGCGAGTATGACGAGATGCCCGACACCACCGCGGGCCTCGTGCGCGAATGGGCCGAGCATGGTCAGGTGAATATCCTCGGCGGTTGCTGCGGTTCGACGCCCGCGCATATCGCCGCCATGGCGAAGGCGATCGCGGGATTGCCTGCGCGGCAGATCCCGCAAGTGCCGGTGCGGACGCGGCTTGCCGGGCTGGAGCCGTTCACGATGGCGGCTTAG
- the metH gene encoding methionine synthase, protein MTETTAASSSFVNIGERTNVTGSAAFKKLILADDYTAAVEVARQQVENGAQVIDVNMDEGLLDAEYAMTTFLKLIAAEPDIARIPVMIDSSKWSVIEAGLKCVPGKPIVNSISMKEGEEPFLEHARKCMAYGAAVVVMAFDEVGQADTKERKIEICERAYKLLTGIGFPPEDIIFDPNVFAVATGLEEHDNYAVDFIEAVKEIRVRCPHVHFSGGLSNLSFGFRGNEVVRRAMHSVFLYYAIPAGLDMAIVNAGQLDVYDTIDPELRQAVEDVVLNRKVEGEAESPTERLIALAERYKGSNPAQEKAAEEWRGWPVAKRLEHALVKGIDAYVVDDTEEMRLLLPRPIEVIEGPLMDGMNVVGDLFGSGKMFLPQVVKSARVMKKAVAHLLPFIEAAKEPGAKGKGKVVMATVKGDVHDIGKNIVGVVLQCNGFEIVDLGVMVPWSKILEAANENDADMIGLSGLITPSLDEMVTVAEEMQRAGMTMPLLIGGATTSKVHTALRIDPAYQGPVLHVLDASRAVGVATSLVSDTGREAYVKGYKDDYAHVRDVRAGKGQSVLHTLEEARANFYDAYLSDKPAPPLQPGLHRFDDWSLEDLRECIDWTPFFRAWELHGTWPSIMEDEVVGETAQALKADADAMLDKLIAEKWLTARGVCALWPCARDGDSVTIHLADEERHVTLPFLRQQIKKSRDRANMCLADFIDPAGDWMGGFAVGIHGIEPHSERFRADKDDYSDILLKALADRFAEAFAERLHQHVRTTLWGYAPGEQLTNEALIKEEYRGIRPAPGYPACPDHSLKPILFDLLAAGDNAGLVLTESFAMLPTAAVSGFYFGHPESQYFGVARIGSDQLEDYAARRGVDIETATRWLRPNLD, encoded by the coding sequence ATGACCGAAACAACCGCCGCCTCCTCCAGCTTCGTCAACATCGGCGAGCGCACGAACGTCACCGGATCGGCAGCGTTCAAGAAGCTGATCCTCGCCGACGACTATACCGCGGCGGTCGAGGTCGCGCGGCAGCAGGTCGAGAATGGCGCGCAGGTCATCGACGTCAACATGGACGAAGGCCTGCTCGACGCCGAATATGCGATGACGACCTTCCTGAAGCTCATCGCCGCCGAACCCGACATCGCGCGCATCCCGGTGATGATCGACAGCTCGAAATGGAGCGTGATCGAGGCGGGGCTTAAATGCGTGCCGGGCAAGCCGATCGTCAATTCGATCAGCATGAAGGAAGGCGAGGAGCCCTTCCTCGAACATGCGCGCAAATGCATGGCCTATGGCGCGGCGGTCGTGGTGATGGCGTTCGACGAGGTCGGGCAGGCCGACACCAAGGAGCGCAAGATCGAGATTTGCGAGCGCGCCTACAAGCTGCTCACCGGCATCGGCTTCCCGCCCGAGGATATCATCTTTGACCCCAATGTCTTCGCGGTCGCGACGGGGCTCGAAGAGCATGACAATTATGCCGTCGATTTCATCGAGGCGGTGAAGGAAATCCGCGTGCGCTGTCCGCACGTCCATTTCTCGGGCGGCCTGTCGAACCTGTCCTTCGGTTTTCGCGGCAACGAGGTCGTGCGCCGTGCGATGCACAGCGTCTTCCTTTATTATGCGATCCCTGCCGGGCTCGACATGGCGATCGTCAATGCGGGGCAGCTCGACGTCTATGACACGATCGACCCGGAACTGCGGCAAGCGGTCGAGGATGTCGTGCTCAACCGCAAGGTCGAAGGCGAGGCGGAGAGCCCGACTGAGCGGCTGATCGCGCTCGCCGAACGCTATAAGGGCAGCAACCCCGCCCAGGAAAAGGCCGCCGAGGAATGGCGCGGCTGGCCGGTCGCCAAGCGGCTCGAACATGCGCTGGTCAAGGGCATCGACGCCTATGTCGTCGACGATACCGAAGAGATGCGCCTGCTGCTGCCGCGCCCGATCGAGGTCATCGAAGGGCCGCTGATGGACGGAATGAACGTCGTCGGCGACCTGTTCGGGTCGGGCAAGATGTTCCTGCCGCAGGTCGTCAAATCGGCGCGCGTGATGAAAAAGGCGGTCGCGCACCTGCTGCCCTTTATCGAGGCGGCGAAGGAACCCGGTGCCAAGGGCAAGGGCAAGGTCGTGATGGCAACCGTGAAGGGTGACGTCCACGATATCGGCAAGAATATCGTCGGCGTGGTGCTCCAGTGCAACGGGTTCGAGATCGTCGACCTCGGCGTGATGGTGCCGTGGAGCAAGATCCTCGAGGCGGCGAACGAGAATGACGCCGACATGATCGGCCTCTCGGGGCTGATCACACCGTCGCTCGACGAGATGGTGACGGTTGCCGAGGAAATGCAGCGCGCCGGCATGACGATGCCGCTGCTGATCGGCGGCGCGACGACGTCGAAGGTCCACACCGCGCTCCGCATCGATCCCGCCTATCAGGGGCCGGTTCTGCATGTGCTCGACGCCAGCCGCGCGGTCGGCGTCGCGACGTCGCTCGTCAGCGACACCGGGCGCGAAGCCTATGTGAAAGGCTATAAGGACGATTATGCCCATGTCCGCGACGTGCGCGCGGGCAAGGGGCAGAGCGTCCTCCACACCCTCGAAGAAGCGCGCGCAAATTTTTACGACGCCTATCTCAGCGACAAGCCCGCGCCGCCGCTGCAGCCCGGACTGCATCGGTTCGACGACTGGTCGCTCGAAGATTTGCGCGAATGCATCGACTGGACGCCCTTTTTTCGCGCGTGGGAATTGCACGGCACCTGGCCGTCGATCATGGAAGACGAGGTGGTCGGCGAAACGGCGCAGGCATTGAAGGCCGACGCCGACGCGATGCTCGACAAGCTGATCGCCGAAAAATGGCTGACAGCGCGGGGCGTTTGCGCCCTCTGGCCGTGCGCGCGCGATGGCGACAGTGTCACCATCCATCTGGCCGACGAAGAACGCCATGTGACGCTGCCCTTCCTGCGCCAGCAGATCAAGAAAAGCCGCGACCGCGCCAATATGTGCCTCGCCGACTTCATCGATCCGGCGGGTGACTGGATGGGCGGCTTCGCGGTCGGCATCCACGGCATCGAGCCGCATTCGGAACGCTTCCGCGCCGACAAGGATGATTATTCGGATATCCTGCTGAAGGCGCTCGCCGATCGCTTTGCCGAGGCGTTCGCCGAGCGGCTGCACCAGCATGTCCGCACCACGCTATGGGGCTATGCGCCGGGCGAACAGCTCACCAACGAGGCGCTGATCAAGGAGGAATATCGCGGTATCCGTCCGGCTCCCGGCTATCCCGCCTGTCCCGACCACAGCCTGAAGCCGATCCTGTTCGATCTGCTCGCGGCGGGCGACAATGCCGGACTGGTGCTGACCGAAAGCTTTGCGATGCTGCCCACCGCGGCCGTCAGCGGCTTCTATTTCGGGCATCCGGAAAGCCAGTATTTCGGCGTCGCGCGGATCGGCAGCGACCAGCTCGAAGATTATGCGGCGCGGCGCGGCGTTGATATCGAAACCGCGACGCGCTGGCTGCGCCCGAACCTCGATTAA